A genome region from Euphorbia lathyris chromosome 4, ddEupLath1.1, whole genome shotgun sequence includes the following:
- the LOC136226603 gene encoding cucumisin-like yields the protein MEGVVSIFPSEQKQLHTTRSWNFMGFSEHVTRSSVIESNTIIGMLDTGIWPESESFSDENFGPPPTKWKGTCQSSSNFTCNNKIIGARYYRSDGYFSPNEFASPRDRYGHGSHTSSTAAGNLVNQASMDGLVLGTARGGVPSARIAVYKICWLDGCSDADILAAFDDAIADGVDIISISVGGSYAIDYFNDTIAIGSFHAMEHGIFTSVSAGNSGPDPGTVTNLAPWFLSVGASSIDRKFFTKVKLGNGDTYEGVSINTIGIKRMYPVIYGGNAPDIKKGFNASISRYCIQDSLNKKLVKGKIVLCDYISNGEAASVAGAIGTIMQDGYPLDVAYNSPIPSSHLNLDDGYYVSQYVNETRKPRARIFKSRARKDELAPYVVTFSSRGPNLITKDILTPDVVAPGVNILAAWTQGNTVTRLIGDKRIVEFNIDSGTSMACPHATASAAYIKSFHPTWSPAAIKSALMTTAFPMSAEKNPEAEFAYGAGHINPVKAINPGLVYDAREEQYIEFLCGQGYSNKQLQLVTGDNSSCSKGAKTTSFDLNLPSFTLSALSGQSVGRIFHRTVTNVGSGVSKYKAIVEAPEGMTINVIPDLLSFEYVGEQKAFHVTVIAEMGNCSFSGSLIWDDGEHRVRSPIVAYVSS from the exons ATGGAAGGTGTGGTGTCAATCTTCCCCAGTGAACAGAAACAACTTCACACAACAAGGTCATGGAACTTCATGGGATTCTCAGAACATGTAACAAGAAGTTCTGTAATTGAAAGTAACACCATTATCGGAATGCTCGATACAGGAATTTGGCCAGAGTCGGAGAGTTTCTCAGACGAAAATTTCGGTCCTCCGCCAACAAAATGGAAGGGCACTTGCCAAAGTTCTTCCAATTTCACTTGCAACAA TAAAATAATCGGAGCGCGATACTATCGAAGCGACGGATACTTTAGTCCCAATGAATTTGCTTCTCCAAGAGATAGATATGGGCATGGGAGTCATACTTCATCAACAGCAGCAGGCAACTTAGTTAACCAAGCAAGCATGGATGGACTTGTCTTAGGAACTGCTCGGGGAGGCGTTCCTTCTGCTCGAATTGCAGTGTACAAAATTTGTTGGCTTGATGGTTGTTCTGATGCTGATATTCTGGCAGCATTCGACGATGCTATCGCTGATGGAGTCGACATAATCTCGATTTCCGTCGGAGGATCTTATGCAATAGACTACTTTAATGACACCATTGCAATTGGATCTTTCCATGCAATGGAACATGGAATATTCACTTCAGTTTCTGCGGGTAATTCGGGTCCGGATCCTGGTACTGTTACTAATCTTGCACCATGGTTTCTCTCTGTGGGTGCTAGCTCCATTGATAGGAAGTTCTTTACAAAGGTTAAGTTAGGCAACGGAGACACCTACGAG GGAGTATCGATAAATACTATCGGTATCAAGCGAATGTACCCTGTAATCTATGGTGGGAATGCCCCGGATATCAAGAAAGGATTTAATGCGTCCATATCAAG GTACTGCATCCAGGATTCTTTAAACAAGAAGTTGGTAAAAGGAAAAATAGTTCTTTGTGATTATATAAGCAATGGAGAAGCTGCTTCAGTAGCTGGAGCAATAGGTACCATAATGCAAGATGGATATCCCTTAGATGTAGCCTACAATTCCCCCATACCCTCTTCACATTTGAACTTGGATGATGGATACTATGTTTCACAATACGTCAACGAAACCAG AAAACCAAGAGCAAGAATATTCAAAAGCAGAGCAAGAAAGGATGAATTAGCACCATATGTTGTTACATTTTCGTCTCGGGGTCCTAATTTGATAACAAAGGATATTTTAACG CCTGATGTGGTAGCACCTGGAGTTAACATTTTAGCAGCATGGACACAAGGAAATACAGTAACAAGACTAATTGGGGATAAAAGAATAGTTGAATTCAATATAGATTCAGGAACATCCATGGCTTGCCCACACGCAACTGCATCGGCAGCTTACATTAAATCATTTCATCCAACATGGTCTCCTGCTGCCATCAAGTCTGCTCTAATGACTACAG CTTTTCCGATGAGTGCTGAGAAGAACCCAGAGGCAGAATTTGCATATGGAGCAGGACATATAAACCCTGTTAAAGCAATAAATCCCGGATTAGTATACGACGCTAGAGAAGAGCAATACATAGAATTTTTATGCGGACAAGGTTACAGTAATAAACAACTCCAACTTGTTACCGGCGACAATAGCAGCTGTTCTAAAGGAGCAAAAACTACCTCTTTCGATCTGAACCTTCCTTCCTTCACTTTATCCGCCTTGTCGGGGCAATCCGTCGGCCGTATTTTTCACAGAACGGTGACCAATGTTGGTTCGGGTGTTTCAAAATATAAGGCGATCGTGGAAGCTCCGGAAGGGATGACGATTAATGTTATACCTGATTTACTTTCTTTTGAGTATGTTGGGGAACAGAAGGCTTTTCATGTTACTGTAATTGCTGAAATGGGTAATTGTTCATTTTCTGGGTCTTTGATTTGGGATGATGGTGAGCATCGTGTGAGGAGCCCCATTGTTGCCTATGTTTCTTCTTAA